The following proteins come from a genomic window of Buchnera aphidicola (Protaphis terricola):
- the glmS gene encoding glutamine--fructose-6-phosphate transaminase (isomerizing) encodes MCGIVAAVTQRNIINFLLKSIQKLEYRGYDSSGLALINSNNHLIRIRSVGKVNELIKKTKNKKLFGKIGVAHTRWATHGRVSKENTHPHVSSHITIVHNGIINNSLELRLFLEKKGYIFNSDTDTEVIVHLIHWEQKKTGKSLLEAVYNSLIKLNGNYSMVIMDTNNISKLIAVCSGSPLVIGLGSKENFIASDQIALLNVTKRFIYLKEGDIAIIKPEKIKIFNKKYLIVNRKIIHSNLKYEHSKKGKYKYYMEKEIYEQPMSIENTIKNYLKNNTSIYFKKLGKKEKNIFLHLEHIQIVACGTSYHAAMVSKYWFESLANIPCDVEVASEFSSRKLVVRKKSYFITLSQSGETADTLIALRIAKKLNYLGNLAISNMPNSSLVQESDTFLLTHAGIEIGVASTKSFTTQLIVLLMLVTKIISIKQKKNQIEKKIIKILTILPNTIKNFFEKNKEIKNIAKKLSNKKNMLFLGRGIQYPIAMEGALKVKEISYIHAEAYPSGELKHGPLALIDSNMPVIIIAPKNSLIEKTKKNIQEIDARGGVIYILSDEEINISKNIKILKMPYIDEIVAPIFYIIPLQLLAYYIALSKGTNIDQPRNLAKSVTVE; translated from the coding sequence ATGTGTGGTATTGTTGCTGCAGTAACACAACGTAATATAATTAACTTTTTACTTAAAAGTATTCAAAAGTTAGAATATCGAGGATATGATTCATCAGGATTAGCTTTAATAAATTCAAATAATCATCTAATAAGAATTAGATCTGTAGGAAAAGTAAATGAATTAATAAAAAAAACAAAAAATAAAAAATTATTTGGAAAAATTGGGGTTGCCCATACTAGATGGGCTACACATGGAAGGGTATCAAAAGAAAATACGCATCCTCATGTTTCTTCACATATTACAATTGTTCATAATGGTATTATTAATAATAGTTTAGAACTTCGATTATTTTTAGAAAAAAAAGGCTATATATTTAATTCTGATACAGATACTGAGGTTATTGTACATTTAATACATTGGGAGCAAAAAAAAACGGGAAAATCGCTTTTAGAAGCTGTTTATAATAGCTTGATAAAATTAAATGGAAATTACAGTATGGTAATTATGGATACTAATAATATATCAAAATTAATAGCTGTTTGTTCTGGAAGTCCATTAGTTATTGGTTTAGGCTCAAAAGAAAACTTTATAGCTTCAGATCAAATTGCATTATTAAATGTTACAAAACGTTTTATCTATTTAAAAGAAGGAGATATTGCAATTATTAAACCAGAAAAAATTAAAATATTTAACAAAAAATACTTAATAGTAAATAGAAAAATAATTCACTCAAATCTTAAATATGAGCATTCAAAAAAAGGAAAATATAAATATTATATGGAAAAAGAAATTTATGAACAACCTATGTCTATTGAAAATACTATAAAAAACTATTTAAAAAATAATACAAGCATTTATTTTAAAAAATTAGGAAAAAAGGAAAAAAATATATTTTTACATTTAGAACATATTCAAATAGTTGCTTGTGGAACTTCCTATCATGCCGCGATGGTATCTAAATATTGGTTTGAATCATTAGCTAATATTCCTTGTGATGTTGAAGTAGCGTCTGAATTTTCTTCTCGAAAACTAGTAGTAAGAAAAAAAAGTTATTTTATTACTTTATCACAGTCTGGTGAAACAGCAGATACTTTAATAGCTTTAAGAATTGCTAAAAAATTAAATTATTTAGGAAATTTAGCTATATCTAATATGCCTAATTCATCTTTAGTTCAAGAATCTGATACTTTTTTACTAACTCATGCTGGTATTGAGATAGGAGTAGCTTCTACAAAATCTTTTACTACACAATTAATTGTATTATTAATGTTAGTTACTAAAATAATAAGTATTAAACAAAAAAAAAATCAAATTGAAAAAAAAATTATAAAAATCTTAACTATTCTACCTAATACAATTAAAAATTTTTTCGAAAAAAATAAAGAAATAAAAAATATTGCAAAAAAACTATCTAATAAAAAAAATATGTTATTTTTAGGACGTGGTATACAATATCCTATAGCTATGGAAGGAGCATTAAAAGTAAAAGAAATTTCTTATATTCATGCAGAAGCTTATCCATCTGGCGAGCTAAAACATGGACCATTAGCATTAATTGATTCAAATATGCCAGTAATAATTATAGCACCAAAAAACTCATTAATTGAAAAAACAAAAAAAAATATTCAAGAAATAGATGCAAGAGGGGGGGTAATTTATATTTTATCTGATGAAGAAATTAACATATCGAAAAATATAAAAATTCTAAAAATGCCTTATATAGACGAGATAGTAGCTCCTATTTTTTACATAATTCCATTACAATTACTTGCATATTATATTGCTTTAAGTAAAGGAACTAATATTGATCAACCAAGAAATCTAGCAAAATCTGTTACAGTAGAATAA
- the glmU gene encoding bifunctional UDP-N-acetylglucosamine diphosphorylase/glucosamine-1-phosphate N-acetyltransferase GlmU: MLKLDTTIIILAAGKGSRMKSDYPKVLHILGDKTILEYVLNTAKSINPKKIILVCNNNTKKILSNMKNFSIEIVVQKEQKGTGDALITASKNFLDNENIIVLYGDMPLISSISIKKLQESKKKSDLSLLTSNIKNPSGYGRILRKNGYVIGIIEEKYANNQEKLIKEVYSGTFITQGKDLKRWLSKIHYNNHNQEIYATEIIKIAYLEGGNIIKTVKPLNYKEILGINNKLQLSILEKMIQQEKIENLLLSGVTLKDPYNFNLRGTLKHGENIEIDSGVILEGNIILGNNIKINAGCIIKNSFINHHSQIKEYTIIENVKIGKNCIIGPFCHLRNKTILKNNIHIGNYVEIKESIINEKTKIKHLSYIGNSKIGSQVNIGAGTITCNYDGFKKSKTTIGDNVFIGSNTELIAPINISKNTTIAAGTTVRKNVDKPCLVYNTKKQKYKENWSYINKNKKTNT; the protein is encoded by the coding sequence ATGTTAAAACTTGATACAACTATTATTATACTAGCAGCTGGCAAGGGTAGTAGAATGAAGTCTGATTATCCAAAGGTATTACATATATTAGGAGATAAAACAATTTTAGAATATGTTTTAAATACAGCTAAATCTATTAACCCTAAAAAAATTATATTAGTTTGCAATAATAATACAAAAAAAATATTATCTAACATGAAAAACTTTTCTATTGAAATTGTTGTTCAAAAAGAACAAAAGGGGACTGGAGATGCATTAATTACAGCCTCAAAAAATTTTTTAGACAATGAAAATATAATTGTTCTATATGGTGATATGCCGTTAATTTCTAGTATATCTATAAAAAAATTACAAGAATCTAAAAAAAAGTCTGATCTTAGTTTATTAACTAGTAATATTAAAAACCCTTCAGGATATGGAAGAATTTTAAGAAAAAACGGATATGTAATTGGTATTATAGAAGAAAAATATGCAAACAATCAAGAAAAATTAATTAAAGAAGTGTACTCTGGAACATTTATAACTCAAGGAAAAGACTTAAAAAGATGGTTATCTAAAATTCATTATAATAATCACAATCAAGAAATTTATGCTACAGAGATTATTAAAATAGCTTACTTAGAAGGTGGAAATATTATCAAAACAGTAAAACCTTTAAATTATAAGGAAATACTAGGTATAAATAATAAGTTGCAATTATCTATTTTAGAAAAAATGATTCAACAAGAAAAAATTGAAAATCTTTTACTCTCTGGTGTAACTTTAAAAGATCCATATAATTTTAATTTAAGAGGAACATTAAAACATGGTGAAAATATTGAAATTGATTCAGGTGTTATATTAGAAGGTAATATAATTTTAGGAAATAATATTAAAATTAATGCAGGTTGTATAATTAAAAATAGTTTTATTAATCATCATTCTCAAATTAAAGAATATACAATTATAGAAAATGTAAAAATCGGAAAAAATTGCATAATTGGTCCATTTTGTCATTTAAGAAATAAGACTATATTAAAAAATAATATACATATAGGAAATTATGTTGAAATTAAAGAAAGTATAATTAATGAAAAAACAAAAATAAAACATCTTAGCTATATTGGAAATTCTAAAATTGGTTCACAAGTTAATATTGGAGCTGGTACTATTACATGCAATTATGATGGTTTTAAAAAATCAAAAACAACTATTGGTGATAATGTTTTTATAGGTTCAAATACAGAATTAATAGCACCTATAAATATTTCAAAAAACACAACTATTGCAGCAGGAACTACAGTAAGAAAAAATGTAGATAAACCATGTTTAGTTTATAATACTAAAAAACAAAAATATAAAGAAAATTGGTCATATATCAATAAAAATAAAAAAACTAATACTTAA
- a CDS encoding Cof-type HAD-IIB family hydrolase — translation MYRIITVDLDGTLLSQEHKITKYTKKIIKLLINKGFYVVFASGRHHVDMIYLRNYLNIKIFMITSNGAKIYNLDNQLIFENNLDKDIALELLSLRYLDQDIITQVYQNDQWYINNNKIENNFCPNLSLLRYQFLNLNKFNFENISKIFFTSNNFKKLYKLKIHIINVLNNKVNINFSSPGCLEITSGNISKGYGLKLICKILGISLKECITIGNGMNDYDMLSISGKACIMENSDPCLKYALPYAEIIGNNINDGVAVFLNKKFLI, via the coding sequence ATGTATAGAATTATTACAGTAGATTTAGATGGAACTTTATTATCTCAAGAACACAAAATAACAAAATATACTAAAAAAATCATAAAATTATTAATAAATAAAGGTTTTTATGTTGTTTTCGCATCAGGTCGGCACCATGTTGATATGATATATCTTCGAAATTATTTAAATATTAAAATTTTTATGATTACTTCTAATGGGGCTAAAATTTATAATTTAGATAATCAATTAATTTTTGAAAATAATTTAGATAAGGATATTGCTTTGGAACTTTTATCTTTACGATATTTAGATCAAGATATTATTACTCAAGTGTATCAAAATGATCAATGGTATATAAATAATAATAAAATTGAAAATAATTTTTGTCCTAATTTATCTTTATTAAGATATCAATTTCTCAATTTAAATAAATTTAATTTTGAAAATATTAGTAAAATTTTTTTTACAAGTAACAATTTTAAAAAATTATATAAGCTTAAAATTCATATTATTAATGTATTAAATAATAAAGTTAATATAAATTTTTCTTCTCCAGGATGTTTAGAAATAACATCTGGAAATATTTCAAAAGGATATGGTTTAAAATTAATATGTAAAATATTAGGCATTTCTTTGAAAGAATGTATTACCATTGGAAACGGAATGAATGATTATGATATGTTAAGTATTTCTGGAAAAGCATGTATTATGGAAAATTCTGATCCTTGTTTAAAATATGCATTACCATATGCAGAAATTATTGGTAATAATATAAATGATGGTGTAGCAGTTTTTTTAAATAAAAAGTTTCTTATTTAA
- the metR gene encoding HTH-type transcriptional regulator MetR — protein MIEIKHLRTLQILKNNGSLSLTAITLHQTQSAISHQCNELEKRLGFKLFIRKTNPIKFTIQGEILLKLSKEILPKIDIAMKNCKYNYQTVINLSIECHSCIEWLIPTLKIFHKKWPKNKINFSSDMIFNPQPLLQTGELDIVLTSEVLPKSNLIYIPLFEFEVRLILSPSHILAKKEKKITPKDLESEILMIYPVQRHRLDIWTYFLKPAGIIPKFKNVNNTSLLIQMVAAKMGITALPYWTVNNFEKQKLIVTKKIGSGIWKRLYAAVRYGDQEEFNIKNFISSIYIHTNNHLKFIRTVFKSNT, from the coding sequence ATGATCGAAATAAAACATCTTAGAACTTTACAAATCTTAAAAAATAATGGTTCATTAAGTTTAACTGCTATTACTTTACATCAAACACAGTCAGCTATTTCTCATCAATGCAATGAATTAGAAAAAAGATTAGGTTTTAAATTATTCATTAGAAAAACTAATCCTATAAAATTTACAATACAAGGAGAAATTTTATTAAAATTATCTAAAGAAATATTACCAAAAATAGATATAGCAATGAAAAATTGTAAATACAATTATCAAACAGTTATTAATCTTTCAATTGAATGCCATAGTTGTATTGAATGGTTAATACCAACATTAAAAATTTTTCATAAAAAATGGCCAAAAAATAAAATAAATTTTTCTTCTGATATGATTTTTAATCCTCAACCATTATTACAAACAGGTGAGTTAGATATTGTATTAACTTCAGAAGTTTTACCTAAAAGCAACTTAATTTATATACCTTTATTTGAATTTGAAGTTCGATTAATTTTATCTCCTAGTCATATTTTAGCTAAAAAAGAAAAAAAAATTACTCCAAAGGATTTAGAATCAGAAATATTAATGATATATCCAGTACAACGTCATAGATTAGATATATGGACATATTTTTTAAAACCAGCAGGAATTATACCAAAATTTAAAAATGTAAATAACACTTCTTTATTAATACAAATGGTTGCTGCAAAAATGGGTATTACTGCATTACCATATTGGACAGTGAATAATTTCGAAAAACAAAAGTTAATTGTTACAAAAAAAATAGGATCAGGAATATGGAAAAGGTTATATGCAGCTGTAAGATATGGAGATCAAGAAGAGTTTAATATAAAAAATTTTATATCTTCTATATATATACACACTAATAATCATTTAAAATTTATTCGTACTGTATTTAAATCTAATACTTAA
- the metE gene encoding 5-methyltetrahydropteroyltriglutamate--homocysteine S-methyltransferase, with protein sequence MMISNHILGFPRIGVNRELKRAQESYWSGDIKQSDLLLIGKDLRQKHWKEQKNNGIEYISVGDFSWYDHVLNTSMMLGNIPDRHYNVNSLIDLDCLFRIARGAFPDISASEMTKWFNTNYHYIVPEFSKKRVLKFSWNQFLEEVDEALSLNYKVKPIILGPITYLWLGKVKGQYFDRLDLLDSILPIYKYVLNKLSIKNIDFVQIDEPALVLELPEKWKKAYLYSYKYLHGKTKILLTTYFDDINHNIEFIRNLPVNGIHIDLIHGKYNLFDFNKKIPKEWILSLGVINGRNIWKADLLKWFEVISKISKIRKNLLIGSSCSLLHSPIDLEVENKLNPDIKKWFSFAIQKCYELGLLLKALKDNNTILIKEWSKPIYERNFSKKVHKSEVQKRISDLFNIDLNRSSNYSIRSQEQKIKFNLPILPTTTIGSFPQTIEIRKLRKDYKNNVISLNEYEIGIKKNIKKVIKIQEDLDLDVFVHGESERSDMVEYFGENLDGFAFTENGWVQSYGSRCVKPPIIIGDISRPYPITIKWSKYAQSLTDKPVKGMLTGPVTILFWSFPREDISLEIISKQIALALHDEVLDLEKSGIEIIQIDEPALREGLPLKKRFWKKYLSWAVDAFRLTCFRVKNTTQIHTHMCYCEFNDIMESIALLDADVITIETARSDMELLELFKNYEYPNEVGPGVYDIHSKNIPNSNSIKTLLKKAMKYIPLNRIWVNPDCGLKTRNWNETVSALKNMIQVTKEIRNKI encoded by the coding sequence ATGATGATTTCAAATCATATACTTGGATTTCCAAGAATAGGTGTCAATCGAGAACTTAAAAGAGCTCAAGAATCTTATTGGTCTGGTGATATTAAACAATCAGATTTACTTCTTATAGGAAAAGATTTACGACAAAAACATTGGAAAGAACAAAAAAATAATGGCATTGAATATATATCAGTAGGAGATTTTTCTTGGTATGACCATGTATTAAATACTAGTATGATGTTAGGAAATATACCAGATAGGCATTATAATGTTAATTCTTTAATTGACTTGGATTGTTTATTTCGTATTGCTCGTGGTGCATTTCCAGATATTTCTGCTTCTGAAATGACTAAATGGTTTAATACTAATTATCATTATATAGTGCCAGAATTTAGTAAAAAAAGAGTATTAAAATTTTCTTGGAATCAATTTTTAGAAGAAGTAGATGAAGCTTTATCATTAAATTATAAAGTTAAACCAATTATTTTAGGTCCTATTACATATTTATGGCTAGGAAAGGTAAAAGGACAATATTTTGATCGTTTAGATTTGCTAGATAGTATTCTTCCGATATATAAATATGTTTTAAATAAATTGTCTATAAAAAATATTGATTTTGTTCAAATAGATGAACCTGCATTAGTTTTAGAATTACCAGAAAAATGGAAAAAAGCTTATTTATATTCTTATAAATATCTTCATGGAAAAACTAAAATACTATTGACAACATATTTTGATGATATAAATCATAATATAGAGTTTATTCGTAATTTACCTGTTAATGGTATTCATATTGATTTAATTCATGGTAAATATAATTTATTTGATTTTAATAAAAAAATTCCAAAAGAATGGATTTTATCTTTAGGAGTAATTAATGGAAGAAATATTTGGAAAGCAGATTTATTAAAATGGTTTGAAGTTATTTCAAAAATTAGTAAAATTCGTAAAAATTTATTAATTGGTTCATCTTGTTCATTGCTACATTCTCCTATTGATTTAGAAGTAGAAAATAAATTAAATCCAGATATTAAAAAATGGTTTTCTTTTGCTATTCAAAAATGTTATGAGTTAGGTTTATTATTAAAAGCATTAAAAGATAATAATACTATTTTAATTAAAGAATGGTCTAAACCTATTTATGAACGAAATTTTTCTAAAAAAGTGCATAAATCTGAAGTTCAGAAACGTATTTCTGATCTTTTTAATATTGATTTAAATCGGTCTTCTAATTATAGTATTCGCTCTCAAGAACAAAAAATAAAATTTAATTTGCCTATTTTACCTACAACTACAATTGGTTCTTTTCCTCAAACAATAGAAATAAGAAAATTAAGAAAAGATTATAAAAATAATGTTATAAGTTTGAATGAATATGAAATTGGTATTAAAAAAAATATTAAAAAAGTAATAAAAATACAAGAAGATTTAGATCTTGATGTTTTTGTGCATGGAGAATCTGAAAGAAGTGATATGGTGGAATATTTTGGTGAGAACTTAGATGGTTTTGCATTTACAGAAAATGGATGGGTGCAAAGTTATGGTTCTCGTTGCGTTAAACCTCCAATTATTATTGGTGATATTAGTCGGCCTTACCCTATTACTATAAAATGGTCTAAATATGCTCAATCTTTAACAGATAAACCAGTAAAAGGAATGTTAACAGGACCAGTTACTATTTTATTTTGGTCATTTCCTAGAGAAGATATTTCATTAGAAATTATTTCTAAACAAATTGCATTAGCACTACATGATGAAGTTTTAGATTTAGAAAAATCAGGAATTGAAATTATTCAAATTGATGAACCTGCATTACGTGAGGGTTTACCTTTGAAAAAAAGATTTTGGAAAAAATATTTATCTTGGGCAGTAGATGCTTTTCGTTTAACTTGTTTTAGGGTAAAAAATACTACACAAATTCATACACATATGTGTTATTGTGAATTTAATGATATTATGGAATCTATTGCTTTATTAGATGCAGATGTTATTACAATTGAAACTGCTCGTTCAGATATGGAGCTTTTAGAATTATTTAAAAATTATGAATATCCTAATGAAGTTGGTCCAGGTGTATATGATATTCATTCTAAAAATATACCTAATTCTAATTCAATTAAGACTTTATTGAAAAAAGCTATGAAATATATTCCATTAAATCGTATTTGGGTAAATCCAGATTGCGGTTTAAAAACAAGAAATTGGAATGAAACAGTATCTGCATTAAAAAATATGATACAAGTTACAAAAGAAATACGAAATAAAATTTAA
- the purH gene encoding bifunctional phosphoribosylaminoimidazolecarboxamide formyltransferase/IMP cyclohydrolase, protein MSSNNILKNALISLSNKKHLLEMSKILLQKKINLFSTGGTAKFLKSNNIPVVQLSEYTNVPEIMDGRLKTMHFKIIAGILGRRKKDKKIMKLYNIIPIDIVIINFYPFKEKINFKKEKEIEEIIQNIDIGGPTLVRSAAKNYKDVLIIVDFSDFKLIFNSIKNNDISLEKRFYLATKAFQYTSHYEKNIKNYFLKNNTFNADIKKNLFPDKIELNFKKKQNLRYGENQHQKSAWYIKNNIFDSGVISSSYQVNGKKLSYNNISDADIALECVKQFLNPACVIVKHGNPCGASESISTINAYISAYKSDPISAFGGVIAFNTKIDEKTAIKIIQKQFVEVIIAPEINKNALKILKEKQNIRILIVGKIKKNNEKLDFKKITNGLLLQEYDNSIININKFNFITNRKPTNNELQDAIFCWKVVKYAKSNAILYGLNKTTISIGSGQTSRVDATNLANIKAKNRGFNIKGAVMASDAFFPFKDGVEKAADMGICCIIQPGGSIRDEEVIECANKNNIAMIFTQIRHFKH, encoded by the coding sequence ATGTCATCAAATAATATATTAAAAAATGCTTTAATTAGCTTATCTAACAAAAAACATCTTTTAGAAATGTCAAAAATTTTATTACAAAAAAAAATTAACTTATTTTCAACAGGAGGAACGGCAAAATTTTTAAAAAGTAATAATATACCTGTTGTACAACTTTCAGAATATACAAATGTACCAGAAATTATGGATGGTCGTTTAAAAACTATGCATTTTAAAATTATAGCTGGTATTTTAGGGAGAAGAAAAAAAGACAAAAAAATAATGAAATTATATAATATTATACCAATTGATATAGTAATTATTAATTTTTATCCATTTAAAGAAAAAATTAACTTTAAAAAAGAAAAAGAAATAGAAGAAATTATTCAAAATATTGATATTGGAGGGCCTACACTTGTTCGATCTGCTGCTAAAAATTATAAAGATGTTTTAATTATAGTTGATTTTTCTGATTTTAAACTAATTTTTAATTCAATTAAAAATAATGATATTAGTCTTGAAAAAAGATTTTATTTAGCAACAAAAGCTTTTCAATATACATCACATTATGAAAAAAATATTAAAAATTATTTTTTAAAAAATAACACTTTTAATGCTGATATAAAAAAAAACTTATTTCCTGATAAGATTGAATTAAATTTTAAAAAAAAACAAAATTTAAGATATGGAGAAAATCAACATCAAAAATCTGCATGGTATATAAAAAATAATATTTTTGATTCTGGAGTAATTAGCTCCTCATATCAAGTTAATGGAAAAAAATTATCTTATAACAATATATCTGATGCAGATATAGCTTTAGAATGTGTTAAACAATTTTTAAATCCAGCTTGTGTTATTGTAAAACATGGAAATCCTTGTGGAGCATCTGAAAGTATATCTACAATAAATGCATATATATCTGCTTATAAATCAGATCCTATTTCTGCTTTTGGAGGAGTAATTGCATTTAATACAAAAATTGATGAAAAAACAGCTATAAAAATTATTCAAAAACAATTTGTTGAAGTTATTATTGCTCCTGAAATAAATAAAAATGCTTTAAAAATATTAAAAGAAAAACAAAATATTAGAATTTTAATTGTTGGAAAAATCAAAAAAAATAATGAAAAACTAGATTTTAAAAAAATAACTAATGGATTACTACTACAAGAATATGATAATAGCATAATTAACATTAATAAATTTAATTTTATAACAAATAGAAAACCTACTAATAATGAATTACAAGATGCAATTTTTTGTTGGAAAGTAGTTAAATATGCTAAGTCTAATGCTATCTTATATGGTTTAAATAAAACTACTATTAGTATAGGATCTGGACAAACAAGTAGAGTAGATGCAACAAATTTAGCAAATATTAAAGCAAAAAATCGAGGTTTTAATATAAAAGGTGCTGTGATGGCATCTGATGCATTTTTCCCTTTTAAAGATGGAGTGGAAAAAGCTGCTGATATGGGTATATGTTGTATTATCCAACCAGGTGGATCTATTCGAGATGAAGAAGTGATTGAATGTGCTAATAAAAATAATATAGCAATGATTTTCACTCAAATACGTCATTTTAAACATTAA
- a CDS encoding HU family DNA-binding protein, whose protein sequence is MNKTQLINIISKKSNLSKIQVKSTLESTLSTIIDSLKKGESVQIVGFGTFKVNLRASRTGRNPQTGKEIIIPATKVPSFISGKTLKNAIK, encoded by the coding sequence ATGAATAAAACTCAATTAATTAATATTATTTCTAAAAAATCTAATTTATCAAAAATACAAGTTAAATCAACTTTGGAATCAACATTATCAACCATTATTGACTCTCTAAAAAAAGGTGAATCAGTACAAATAGTTGGTTTTGGTACATTTAAAGTAAATTTAAGAGCTTCTCGAACAGGTAGAAACCCGCAAACAGGAAAAGAAATTATTATTCCCGCTACAAAAGTACCTAGTTTTATATCTGGAAAAACTTTAAAAAACGCAATTAAATAA